Proteins encoded within one genomic window of Prauserella marina:
- a CDS encoding molybdopterin oxidoreductase family protein, translating to MPRSITATHCPYCALQCGMNLTGGTPEPVEVRPRDFPVNAGGLCQKGWTSPALLDSPSRLTAPLIREAGTLREASWDEALDLVATRLRALRAEHGADSVAVFGGGGLTNEKSYLLGKFARVALGTSRIDYNGRFCMSSAAAAATKAFGLDRGLPFPVTDLAGADAVLLAGANPAETMPPFLRHLRKARASGGLIVVDPRRTATAQQASLHLAPAPGTDVALALGILHAAVAEGRTDESYVAERTAGFDGLWRIAARYWPEHVERITGVAAAEQREAATLMAAAENAYVLTARGAEQHATGVDTVNAWINLALALGLPGKIGSGWGCLTGQGNGQGGREHGQKADQLPGYRSITDPAAREHVAKVWGVAEHTLPRQGSSAYELLDAIGTEGGPRALLVFGSNIAVSAPHSSNIADRLSTLDFLVTADIVLSETSALADVVFPVTQWAEEEGTLTNLEGRVLLRRKAIDPPATVRTDLAVIAGIARRLGQPPDRFPAEAETVFTELRAASKGGAADYSGISYDRLLRGEALHWPVPSAAHPGTPRLFLDTFATADGRARFVPVEHTGPSERADAEFPLLATTGRVLNHYQSGAQTRNIAALNTVEPEVYVEVHPDTADRAGLRHGDLARVRSRRGELIARVRWVSGIRADVVFLPFHYAGAQRANLLTNPALDPKSRMPEFKVCAVAIAPAKDTA from the coding sequence ATGCCCCGCTCGATCACCGCGACGCATTGTCCGTACTGCGCGCTGCAATGCGGCATGAACCTCACGGGCGGCACACCGGAGCCGGTCGAGGTGCGCCCGCGCGACTTTCCCGTCAACGCCGGCGGTCTCTGTCAGAAGGGCTGGACCTCACCGGCACTGCTCGATTCGCCGTCGCGGCTGACGGCACCGCTCATCCGCGAGGCGGGCACCCTCCGCGAGGCGAGCTGGGACGAGGCACTTGATCTCGTCGCCACGAGACTGCGGGCGCTGCGTGCCGAACACGGCGCCGACAGTGTCGCCGTCTTCGGTGGGGGCGGGCTCACCAACGAGAAGAGCTACCTGCTCGGCAAGTTCGCGAGGGTCGCGCTCGGAACGTCGCGGATCGACTACAACGGCCGCTTCTGTATGTCGTCGGCAGCGGCGGCGGCCACGAAAGCATTCGGCCTCGACAGGGGACTGCCGTTTCCGGTGACCGACCTCGCCGGTGCCGACGCCGTCCTGCTGGCCGGGGCGAACCCCGCCGAGACGATGCCGCCCTTCCTGCGGCATCTTCGCAAGGCCCGCGCATCGGGCGGGCTCATCGTCGTCGATCCCCGGCGCACCGCCACCGCCCAGCAGGCGAGCCTGCACCTGGCGCCCGCACCCGGAACCGATGTCGCGCTGGCACTGGGAATTCTGCACGCGGCCGTCGCGGAAGGACGGACCGACGAGTCCTATGTAGCCGAACGAACCGCCGGGTTCGACGGCCTGTGGCGGATCGCGGCAAGATACTGGCCGGAACACGTGGAACGGATCACCGGCGTCGCCGCCGCCGAACAGCGCGAGGCGGCGACACTCATGGCCGCCGCCGAGAACGCCTACGTACTCACCGCGAGGGGCGCCGAACAACACGCCACCGGGGTCGACACGGTCAACGCGTGGATCAACCTCGCGCTCGCGCTCGGGCTTCCCGGCAAAATCGGGTCCGGCTGGGGCTGCCTCACCGGACAGGGCAACGGGCAGGGCGGCAGGGAACATGGACAGAAGGCCGATCAGCTCCCCGGATATCGCAGCATCACCGACCCCGCCGCCCGCGAGCACGTCGCCAAGGTATGGGGCGTCGCCGAACACACGCTGCCCCGTCAGGGCAGCTCAGCCTACGAGCTGCTGGACGCGATCGGAACCGAGGGCGGCCCCCGCGCGCTGCTCGTCTTCGGCAGCAACATCGCCGTTTCGGCTCCACACTCCTCGAACATCGCCGATCGCTTGTCCACTCTGGACTTCCTGGTGACCGCGGACATCGTGCTTTCGGAGACCTCCGCGCTCGCCGACGTCGTGTTCCCCGTGACCCAATGGGCAGAGGAAGAGGGCACATTGACCAATCTCGAAGGGCGCGTCCTGTTGCGGCGAAAAGCAATCGACCCGCCCGCGACGGTGCGCACCGATCTCGCCGTCATCGCGGGAATCGCGCGAAGACTCGGCCAGCCGCCGGACCGCTTCCCCGCCGAAGCGGAAACCGTCTTCACCGAACTGCGTGCCGCGTCGAAGGGCGGCGCGGCGGACTACTCGGGAATCAGCTACGACCGGTTGCTTCGCGGGGAAGCGCTGCACTGGCCGGTTCCCTCCGCCGCCCACCCCGGAACTCCCCGGCTCTTCCTCGACACGTTCGCCACCGCCGACGGGAGGGCGCGGTTCGTTCCCGTCGAGCACACCGGGCCCTCGGAGCGCGCCGACGCGGAGTTTCCCTTGCTGGCGACCACCGGCCGCGTCCTGAATCATTACCAGTCCGGCGCGCAGACCAGGAACATCGCCGCGCTCAACACGGTGGAACCCGAGGTATACGTCGAAGTCCACCCCGACACGGCGGACAGGGCGGGGTTGCGCCACGGCGACCTCGCCAGGGTGCGTTCGCGCAGAGGTGAGCTGATCGCGCGAGTCCGCTGGGTGAGCGGAATCCGCGCCGATGTCGTCTTTCTGCCCTTCCACTACGCCGGTGCCCAGCGCGCGAACCTGCTGACAAATCCCGCGCTCGACCCGAAAAGCCGCATGCCCGAGTTCAAGGTCTGCGCGGTCGCGATCGCCCCGGCGAAGGACACCGCATGA
- a CDS encoding TIGR02569 family protein → MAVTRERPPAHVCAAFGADPDSAEPLPDSTAWRLDEIVLRPVSDRVHTVWLARTFAAIEVSDVRVAKPLRTTDGRWIIAGWSAARYVPGNREHRHDDIVHTAVKLHQATFHLPRPEHLLVRDDIPGTAERVAWGEQDIALDERKGGRWFEILVPALRPVDLPDQLVHGELFGNVLFDGDDSPPGVVDFVPYYRPAEWGAAVAAVDAIAWGGADGELLRRWSHLPEWSQLLLRAILFRLAYNALHPRSTASALDGLRVAASEVSEFI, encoded by the coding sequence GTGGCCGTCACCCGTGAGCGCCCTCCGGCGCATGTCTGCGCGGCGTTCGGGGCGGATCCGGATTCAGCGGAACCGTTGCCCGACAGCACTGCGTGGCGCCTCGACGAGATCGTACTGAGACCCGTCAGCGACCGGGTTCACACCGTGTGGCTCGCTCGCACCTTCGCCGCCATCGAAGTCTCCGACGTCCGCGTCGCCAAGCCATTGCGCACCACCGACGGCCGCTGGATCATCGCGGGCTGGTCCGCCGCCCGCTACGTTCCCGGCAACAGGGAACACCGGCACGACGACATCGTGCACACCGCCGTGAAACTCCACCAGGCCACGTTCCATCTTCCCCGCCCCGAGCATCTTCTGGTCCGCGACGACATACCAGGCACAGCCGAACGCGTCGCCTGGGGCGAACAGGACATCGCCCTCGACGAGCGAAAAGGGGGCCGCTGGTTCGAGATCCTCGTCCCGGCTCTCCGCCCCGTCGATCTTCCCGACCAGCTCGTTCACGGCGAACTGTTCGGCAACGTCCTCTTCGACGGTGACGACAGCCCGCCGGGGGTCGTCGATTTCGTCCCCTACTACCGCCCCGCCGAGTGGGGCGCTGCCGTCGCCGCCGTCGACGCCATCGCGTGGGGCGGCGCCGACGGCGAACTGCTCCGCAGGTGGTCCCACCTTCCCGAGTGGTCACAGCTGTTGTTGCGCGCGATTCTGTTCCGGCTCGCCTACAACGCGCTCCACCCGCGCTCCACCGCCTCCGCGCTGGACGGCCTCAGGGTCGCCGCGAGCGAAGTGAGCGAGTTCATCTAG
- a CDS encoding DUF3152 domain-containing protein, whose protein sequence is MDRVTEGKRHEGQRSQRAARQSASSYPRDKGGSTRYRPSAQKNGERSRQGARRRVTAEPLAASWQPTEDPERGEPAPRTKKQSRLRALISTYGWRAYALPILLVITALVVFDTTRAPDETSTTGNADSSGTAVAGDSPPVASENPAEPVDLNIPTAELPKGGKFSESGKGTWHVVPGEGKKVGDGPQLFTYTIEVEDGLDSASFAGDDGFAEMVESTLANPWSWIGGGEVTLQRVGADHPNPDFRVSLTSPDTTHRPDVCGGSIPFETSCYRRDLNGENRVIINLARWVRGAKAWGGDMTGYRQYAINHEVGHALGNGHVGCADNDGLAPVMMQQTFGVANDYVARLNDTPGGDQGTVPADGKVCKVNAWPNPQAQPR, encoded by the coding sequence GTGGACCGGGTAACGGAAGGAAAACGACACGAAGGCCAGCGCTCACAACGTGCGGCGCGGCAGTCGGCTTCCTCCTACCCGAGAGACAAGGGCGGCAGCACGCGGTACCGGCCCTCGGCGCAGAAGAACGGCGAGCGGTCCAGGCAGGGCGCCCGCAGGAGGGTGACGGCCGAGCCGCTCGCGGCCTCCTGGCAGCCGACGGAGGATCCCGAGCGCGGCGAGCCCGCTCCCCGCACGAAGAAGCAGTCGAGGCTGCGTGCGCTGATCAGTACCTACGGCTGGCGGGCCTACGCGCTGCCGATCCTGCTCGTGATCACGGCACTCGTCGTGTTCGACACTACGCGTGCCCCTGACGAGACCTCGACGACCGGCAACGCGGACAGTTCCGGAACGGCGGTGGCAGGCGACTCGCCTCCCGTCGCGAGCGAGAATCCCGCGGAACCGGTCGACCTGAACATTCCGACCGCCGAACTGCCGAAGGGCGGAAAGTTCAGCGAATCCGGCAAGGGGACCTGGCACGTCGTGCCCGGTGAGGGCAAGAAGGTCGGCGATGGGCCCCAGCTGTTCACCTACACCATCGAGGTCGAGGACGGTCTCGACTCAGCCAGTTTCGCCGGTGACGACGGCTTCGCCGAGATGGTCGAGTCGACGCTGGCGAACCCGTGGAGCTGGATCGGCGGCGGTGAGGTGACGTTGCAGCGGGTCGGCGCCGACCATCCGAATCCCGACTTCCGGGTGAGCCTGACCTCGCCGGACACCACCCACCGGCCCGACGTGTGCGGCGGGTCGATCCCGTTCGAGACCTCCTGTTACCGCCGCGATCTCAACGGCGAGAACCGGGTGATCATCAACCTCGCCCGCTGGGTGCGTGGCGCCAAGGCGTGGGGTGGCGACATGACCGGATACCGGCAGTACGCCATCAACCACGAGGTCGGTCACGCGCTCGGCAACGGGCACGTCGGCTGCGCTGACAACGACGGGCTGGCTCCGGTGATGATGCAGCAGACGTTCGGCGTCGCCAACGACTACGTGGCCAGGCTCAACGACACTCCCGGCGGCGACCAGGGCACCGTGCCTGCCGACGGCAAGGTGTGCAAGGTCAACGCGTGGCCGAATCCCCAGGCCCAGCCGCGCTGA
- the moeZ gene encoding adenylyltransferase/sulfurtransferase MoeZ — protein MSGTLPPLVEPAAELTKEEVARYSRHLIIPDVGMAGQKRLKNAKVLVIGAGGLGSPALLYLAAAGVGTLGVIDFDVVDESNLQRQVIHGQSDVGKPKAVSAKESVAETNRFVEFIVHEEQLTSDNALDVFRGYDLILDGTDNFATRYLVNDAAVLLGKPYVWGSIFRFEGQVSVFWEDAPNGKGLNYRDLYPEPPPPGMVPSCAEGGVLGVLCASIGSIMVTEAIKLITGIGEPLLGRLISYDALEMKYREVKIRKDPETPKITELIDYDAFCGVVSDEAQQAASGSTITPAELKAKFDAHEDFALIDVREPHEYEIVNIKGATLIPKDRILSGEALAELPQDKPIVLHCKSGARSAEALAALHRAGFRDATHLGGGVLAWAGQVDKSLPTY, from the coding sequence ATGTCAGGCACGCTGCCACCGCTCGTCGAGCCGGCTGCCGAGCTCACGAAGGAAGAGGTCGCGCGCTACAGCCGGCACCTGATCATCCCGGATGTCGGGATGGCAGGGCAGAAGCGACTGAAGAACGCGAAGGTGCTGGTCATCGGCGCCGGAGGGCTGGGAAGCCCGGCTCTGTTGTATCTCGCGGCAGCGGGAGTCGGCACGCTCGGCGTGATCGACTTCGACGTCGTCGACGAGTCGAACCTGCAACGGCAGGTGATCCACGGGCAGTCCGACGTCGGAAAGCCCAAGGCGGTCTCGGCGAAGGAGTCGGTGGCCGAGACCAACCGGTTCGTCGAGTTCATCGTGCACGAGGAGCAGCTGACCAGCGACAACGCGCTGGACGTCTTCCGGGGCTACGACCTCATCCTCGACGGGACGGACAACTTCGCGACGCGCTACCTCGTCAACGACGCGGCCGTACTGCTCGGCAAGCCGTACGTGTGGGGTTCGATCTTCCGGTTCGAAGGCCAGGTCAGCGTGTTCTGGGAGGACGCGCCGAACGGTAAGGGCCTGAACTACCGCGACCTCTACCCCGAGCCGCCGCCTCCGGGCATGGTGCCCTCGTGCGCCGAGGGTGGAGTGCTGGGCGTGTTGTGCGCCTCGATCGGCTCGATCATGGTCACCGAGGCGATCAAGCTGATCACCGGCATCGGCGAGCCCCTGCTCGGAAGGCTGATCAGCTACGACGCTCTGGAGATGAAGTACCGCGAGGTCAAGATCCGCAAGGACCCGGAGACGCCGAAGATCACCGAGCTGATCGATTACGACGCATTCTGTGGAGTCGTCTCCGACGAGGCCCAGCAGGCGGCCTCCGGCAGCACCATCACTCCGGCCGAGCTGAAGGCCAAGTTCGACGCGCACGAGGACTTCGCGCTCATCGACGTGAGGGAACCTCACGAGTACGAGATCGTCAACATCAAGGGCGCGACGCTGATCCCGAAGGACCGGATCCTCTCCGGCGAGGCGCTGGCCGAACTGCCCCAGGACAAGCCCATCGTGTTGCACTGCAAGTCGGGTGCCCGCTCGGCGGAGGCGCTGGCGGCGCTGCACAGGGCAGGTTTCCGGGACGCGACGCACCTCGGCGGCGGGGTGCTGGCCTGGGCGGGGCAGGTCGACAAGAGCCTGCCGACGTACTGA